The Arachis hypogaea cultivar Tifrunner chromosome 14, arahy.Tifrunner.gnm2.J5K5, whole genome shotgun sequence genome has a segment encoding these proteins:
- the LOC112741331 gene encoding SNF1-related protein kinase regulatory subunit beta-2 isoform X1, with translation MGNVNEREEMNGTQTGAEEEEEQEGAESVVSDGAANLPSSELMGHSPPASPRATHSPLMFTPQVPVVPLQRPDEMQVPSPSWMQTTSGYEDVDSELGIPTMITWIYDGKEVAVEGSWDNWKTRMPLQRSGKDFTIMKVLPSGVYQFRFIVDGQWRYAPDLPWAQDDAGITYNILDLQDYVPEDIGSISGFEPPKSPDSSYNNLQLTSEDYAKEPPLVPPFLQMTLLNVPSTNMEIQPPISRPQHVVLNHLYMQKGKGSPSVVALGTTHRFLAKYVTVVLYKSLQR, from the exons atgggAAATGTGAATGAGAGAGAAGAGATGAATGGAACTCAAACaggtgcagaagaagaagaagaacaagaaggtgCTGAGAGTGTTGTGAGTGATGGAGCTGCCAACCTTCCCTCTTCTGAGTTAATGGGTCACTCCCCACCTGCTAGCCCTAGAGCCACCCATTCTCCATTGATGTTCACTCCTCAA GTCCCGGTGGTTCCACTTCAAAGACCTGATGAGATGCAAGTTCCAAGTCCTTCCTGGATGCAAACTACTTCAGGGTATGAAGATGTGGACAGTGAACTTGGTATTCCAACAATGATTACTTGGATTTATGATGGCAAAGAGGTAGCTGTGGAGGGATCATGGGATAATTGGAAAACAAG AATGCCTTTGCAGAGATCGGGGAAGGACTTCACAATTATGAAGGTACTGCCTTCCGGTGTTTATCAATTCAGATTTATTGTGGATGGACAGTGGAGGTATGCACCTGACTTGCCTTGGGCTCAAGATGATGCTGGGATTACTTACAATATTTTAGACTTACAG GATTATGTTCCTGAAGACATTGGAAGCATTTCTGGTTTTGAACCTCCTAAATCACCAGACTCTAGTTATAACAACTTACAACTTACTTCCGAAGATTACGCGAAGGAACCGCCATTGGTTCCTCCATTCTTGCAAATGACACTTCTTAATGTTCCTTCAACAAATATGGAAATCCAACCTCCTATATCAAGACCTCAGCATGTAGTGCTCAATCATCTGTACATGCAGAAAGGAAAGGGCAGCCCTTCAGTAGTTGCGCTTGGTACAACTCATCGGTTTCTCGCCAAATATGTCACTGTAGTGCTGTACAAGTCTTTGCAGAGGTAG
- the LOC112741331 gene encoding SNF1-related protein kinase regulatory subunit beta-2 isoform X3 encodes MHTRCLMQSHKVPVVPLQRPDEMQVPSPSWMQTTSGYEDVDSELGIPTMITWIYDGKEVAVEGSWDNWKTRMPLQRSGKDFTIMKVLPSGVYQFRFIVDGQWRYAPDLPWAQDDAGITYNILDLQDYVPEDIGSISGFEPPKSPDSSYNNLQLTSEDYAKEPPLVPPFLQMTLLNVPSTNMEIQPPISRPQHVVLNHLYMQKGKGSPSVVALGTTHRFLAKYVTVVLYKSLQR; translated from the exons atgcacactaggtgtttgatgcAAAGCCACAAG GTCCCGGTGGTTCCACTTCAAAGACCTGATGAGATGCAAGTTCCAAGTCCTTCCTGGATGCAAACTACTTCAGGGTATGAAGATGTGGACAGTGAACTTGGTATTCCAACAATGATTACTTGGATTTATGATGGCAAAGAGGTAGCTGTGGAGGGATCATGGGATAATTGGAAAACAAG AATGCCTTTGCAGAGATCGGGGAAGGACTTCACAATTATGAAGGTACTGCCTTCCGGTGTTTATCAATTCAGATTTATTGTGGATGGACAGTGGAGGTATGCACCTGACTTGCCTTGGGCTCAAGATGATGCTGGGATTACTTACAATATTTTAGACTTACAG GATTATGTTCCTGAAGACATTGGAAGCATTTCTGGTTTTGAACCTCCTAAATCACCAGACTCTAGTTATAACAACTTACAACTTACTTCCGAAGATTACGCGAAGGAACCGCCATTGGTTCCTCCATTCTTGCAAATGACACTTCTTAATGTTCCTTCAACAAATATGGAAATCCAACCTCCTATATCAAGACCTCAGCATGTAGTGCTCAATCATCTGTACATGCAGAAAGGAAAGGGCAGCCCTTCAGTAGTTGCGCTTGGTACAACTCATCGGTTTCTCGCCAAATATGTCACTGTAGTGCTGTACAAGTCTTTGCAGAGGTAG
- the LOC112741331 gene encoding SNF1-related protein kinase regulatory subunit beta-2 isoform X2 codes for MCYLFSFRVPVVPLQRPDEMQVPSPSWMQTTSGYEDVDSELGIPTMITWIYDGKEVAVEGSWDNWKTRMPLQRSGKDFTIMKVLPSGVYQFRFIVDGQWRYAPDLPWAQDDAGITYNILDLQDYVPEDIGSISGFEPPKSPDSSYNNLQLTSEDYAKEPPLVPPFLQMTLLNVPSTNMEIQPPISRPQHVVLNHLYMQKGKGSPSVVALGTTHRFLAKYVTVVLYKSLQR; via the exons ATGTGCTATTTGTTCTCTTTTAGA GTCCCGGTGGTTCCACTTCAAAGACCTGATGAGATGCAAGTTCCAAGTCCTTCCTGGATGCAAACTACTTCAGGGTATGAAGATGTGGACAGTGAACTTGGTATTCCAACAATGATTACTTGGATTTATGATGGCAAAGAGGTAGCTGTGGAGGGATCATGGGATAATTGGAAAACAAG AATGCCTTTGCAGAGATCGGGGAAGGACTTCACAATTATGAAGGTACTGCCTTCCGGTGTTTATCAATTCAGATTTATTGTGGATGGACAGTGGAGGTATGCACCTGACTTGCCTTGGGCTCAAGATGATGCTGGGATTACTTACAATATTTTAGACTTACAG GATTATGTTCCTGAAGACATTGGAAGCATTTCTGGTTTTGAACCTCCTAAATCACCAGACTCTAGTTATAACAACTTACAACTTACTTCCGAAGATTACGCGAAGGAACCGCCATTGGTTCCTCCATTCTTGCAAATGACACTTCTTAATGTTCCTTCAACAAATATGGAAATCCAACCTCCTATATCAAGACCTCAGCATGTAGTGCTCAATCATCTGTACATGCAGAAAGGAAAGGGCAGCCCTTCAGTAGTTGCGCTTGGTACAACTCATCGGTTTCTCGCCAAATATGTCACTGTAGTGCTGTACAAGTCTTTGCAGAGGTAG